One segment of Scleropages formosus chromosome 23, fSclFor1.1, whole genome shotgun sequence DNA contains the following:
- the psmb10 gene encoding proteasome subunit beta type-10 — MMNIDQRPCESQRGGFSFENSRRNAMLEENLSKLGYSAPKARKTGTTIAGIMYKDGVILGADTRATDDMVVADKNCMKIHYIAPNIYCCGAGVAADAEITTQMMASNVELHSLSTGRPPMVVTVTRQLKQLLFRYQGHIGSSLIVGGVDATGTHLYSIYPHGSTDKLPYLTMGSGAAAAMSVFEDRYKPNMELKEAKTLVRDAIAAGIFCDLGSGSNVDLCVITKAGVEYLRGYDQPAQKGRKQGEYKYKPGTTAVLTKTVTPLSLDLVEEAVHLMDTK, encoded by the exons atgatgaacATCGACCAGCGGCCCTGTGAGTCCCAGAGAGGCGGCTTCTCCTTCGAGAACTCCCGCAG gaaTGCAATGTTAGAGGAGAACCTGTCAAAATTAGGGTACAGTGCCCCCAAGGCCAGGAAGACTGGGACCACAATCGCTGGAATAATGTACAAG GATGGAGTCATACTGGGGGCAGACACAAGGGCAACAGATGACATGGTGGTGGCTGACAAGAATTGCATGAAGATCCACTACATCGCACCCAACATCTA TTGCTGTGGAGCAGGAGTGGCCGCGGACGCAGAAATCACCACCCAGATGATGGCATCCAACGTGGAGCTACACTCACTAAGTACAGGCCGTCCTCCTATGGTGGTCACAGTGACAAGACAGTTGAAACAGTTGCTTTTCAG GTACCAGGGCCACATTGGCTCCTCTCTGATAGTGGGAGGTGTGGATGCAACAGGGACCCACCTCTACAGCATCTACCCACACGGCTCTACTGACAAGCTGCCCTATCTGACCATGG ggtcaggagcagcagctgctatGTCGGTGTTTGAGGATCGATACAAACCAAACATGGAG CTCAAGGAGGCCAAGACGCTGGTCCGGGATGCCATTGCTGCCGGAATCTTCTGTGACCTTGGCTCTGGCAGCAACGTGGACCTGTGTGTCATTACCAAGGCTGGGGTGGAGTATCTCAGAGGCTACGACCAGCCAGCACAGAAGGGCCGCAA ACAGGGGGAATACAAGTACAAGCCTGGGACCACAGCAGTGCTCACAAAGACAGTGACACCACTCTCCCTGGACCTGGTGGAGGAAGCGGTCCATCTGATGGACACCAAGTGA